From Ipomoea triloba cultivar NCNSP0323 chromosome 5, ASM357664v1, the proteins below share one genomic window:
- the LOC116019438 gene encoding uncharacterized protein LOC116019438, which yields MKSLSSIGLALSVIFGCLLIALLAELYYLLWWKKRITRRGIEDGPGKEIFYFFCGKKPSSSSSSSSSCSGNSAMKPQEICSRNTLVHEPQPQVQSPHGDESMEVELLRLSGPPRFLFTIKEETKEDLESSEDGKSKSRKGSRTRSLSDVLETPFLTPIASPPYFTPPLTPLINPFFESTTDFEFSSKPSPPPTFKFLRDAEEKLHRSRILEEKTQRLVKKKEASASSSHVSDKELAQISPPFLSAQENAKFRFSPSPFSARDEENNGSFITLIFPRTREEQHGNNNNNLSVVSHYPSSSSQVLPLATSPPAPHSPLSRLRPLHTRSFTR from the coding sequence ATGAAATCTTTGAGCAGCATAGGGCTAGCTTTGAGTGTGATCTTTGGGTGTCTTTTGATTGCTCTTCTTGCAGAGTTATACTACCTGTTATGGTGGAAGAAGAGGATCACAAGAAGAGGGATTGAAGATGGGCCAGGCAAGGAAATTTTCTACTTTTTCTGTGGCAAAaaaccatcttcttcttcatcttcttcttcttcttgttctggAAACTCTGCAATGAAACCCCAGGAGATTTGTTCCAGAAATACCCTTGTCCATGAACCTCAGCCTCAGGTGCAGAGCCCCCATGGGGATGAAAGCATGGAGGTTGAGCTTTTGAGACTCTCTGGTCCTCCAAGGTTTCTGTTCACAATCAAGGAAGAGACAAAGGAGGATTTGGAGTCATCAGAGGATGGGAAATCCAAGAGCAGAAAAGGGTCAAGAACCAGAAGCCTAAGTGATGTTCTTGAGACTCCATTTTTGACCCCTATTGCTTCTCCCCCATATTTCACCCCACCCCTCACTCCTCTCATCAACCCTTTCTTTGAATCCACCACAGATTTTGAGTTCTCCAGTAAGCCTTCTCCCCCTCCAACTTTTAAGTTCTTGAGAGATGCAGAGGAGAAGCTTCACAGAAGCAGAATCTTGGAGGAAAAAACCCAGAGATTGGTCAAGAAAAAGGAAGCTTCAGCTTCATCTTCTCATGTTTCAGACAAAGAATTAGCCCAGATTTCACCACCATTCCTTTCTGCTCAGGAGAATGCCAAGTTCAGATTCTCTCCCTCACCATTTTCAGCTAGAGATGAGGAGAATAATGGCTCATTCATTACACTTATCTTTCCGAGAACCAGAGAGGAACaacatggtaataataataataatctcagTGTTGTTTCACACTACCCTTCAAGCTCTTCCCAAGTTCTTCCTTTGGCTACTTCCCCTCCTGCTCCACATTCACCATTATCAAGGCTCAGACCCCTCCACACCAGAAGCTTCACCAGATGA
- the LOC116020602 gene encoding uncharacterized protein LOC116020602, whose amino-acid sequence MAKVTKSSVLTLAEKCKKILASNWQGNLNTIKADAKGSKQDIHSSKVKYFVKKGKPYIWVPEKDLHNVNTIIDERGSFSVTAPFPGPLANLFMSIKRLPTRVALMGDAVPLKDKKAELAADTLREITSLERKTIKDSSYSVSAILSTSCLSYTSRSDNLQELLDENNKYTVYKFNISSCMYIDSNGGNHEVVLEDIEASKADPLSPFCTSLIDGINRSEMRRRALILFCMTHLNENAKDAFLLSIDRKGIDVLGKVLGPVQGDGSCEYRWKEFRIALKKEAADVETFCHQLVEMEEEALKSMSSFTGL is encoded by the exons ATGGCGAAAGTAACCAAATCGTCTGTTCTGACTTTAGCTGAGAAATGCAAG aaaatattAGCATCAAATTGGCAAGGTAACCTTAACACCATTAAAGCTGATGCTAAGGGAAG CAAACAGGATATACACAGTTCGAAAGTTAAGTACTTTGTCAAGAAAGGGAAACCATACATATGGGTACCCGAGAAGGACTTGCATAATGTG AACACAATCATTGATGAGCGTGGTTCTTTCTCAGTAACGGCTCCTTTCCCTGGCCCACTTGCGAATCTGTTTATGTCGATAAAAAGG CTGCCAACTCGAGTTGCTCTGATGGGTGATGCCGTGCCTCTTAAAGATAAAAAG GCTGAATTGGCTGCAGATACCCTTAGGGAGATTACATCATTGGAGCGTAAAACAATAAAGGATTCAAGTTATTCAGTTTCTGCTATATTGAGTACATCTTGTCTCAGTTATACCTCCCGTAGTGACAACCTCCAGGAGTTACTTGATGAGAATAACAAATATACTGTGTACAAATTTAATATAAG ttcttgcatgtatattGACAGCAATGGAGGTAACCATGAAGTGGTTCTAGAGGATATTGAAGCATCAAAGGCAGATCCTTTAT CGCCTTTCTGTACAAGCCTGATTGATGGAATTAATAGAAGTGAGATGAGGCGCAGAGCTTTAATCCTCTTCTGTATGACGCACTTGAATGAAAATGCCAAG GATGCTTTTCTGCTTTCAATAGACCGAAAAGGAATTGATGTGCTGGGAAAAGTTCTGGGTCCAGTCCAGGGTGATGGGTCTTGTGAGTACCGGTGGAAGGAGTTCAGAATTGCGCTCAAGAAAGAGGCAGCCGATGTAGAAACATTCTGTCATCAGCTAGTTGAAATGGAAGAGGAAGCACTCAAGAGCATGTCTAGTTTTACGGGCCTATGA
- the LOC116020922 gene encoding 3-oxo-5-alpha-steroid 4-dehydrogenase 1, with protein sequence MGIPSTLLSFLYPPPPSIYITAMTVINFAALGNAGLKETRGKNMQYSKFSTSSSSSSAAMNKAKISSKSGMVILYTPAFLAGLFASFWMVPDEDSRFCLVSAALTIHFFKRVFEVLFVHKYSGSMDVEATIAISLSYLISTANMIYAQHLTHGFPEPQVDLKTVGAGIFLIGILGNLYHHYLLSSLRTEGEKQYKIPQGGLFNLVVCPHYLFEVLGFVGISCISQTWYAFMFTLGTTLYLMGRSVATRRWYHSKFEHFPKDRKAIIPYLF encoded by the exons atggGTATTCCTTCAACATTATTAAGTTTCCTTTACCCACCGCCCCCCTCTATATACATCACAGCCATGACTGTGATAAACTTTGCGGCACTGGGCAACGCAGGGTTGAAGGAGACGAGAGGGAAGAATATGCAGTATTCAAAGTTCTCcacttcttcatcatcttcttctgcGGCCATGAATAAGGCTAAAATTTCAAGCAAAAGTGGGATGGTTATTCTGTACACTCCTGCGTTTCTTGCAGGCCTTTTTGCTTCATTTTGGATGGTCCCAGATGAGGATTCCAGGTTTTGTTTGGTCTCTGCTGCACTTACCATCCATTTCTTCAAGCGAGTCTTTGAG GTATTATTTGTTCACAAATACAGTGGCAGCATGGATGTAGAAGCAACCATTGCAATATCCTTGAGTTACTTAATATCCACTGCAAACATGATTTATGCTCAGCACCTCACCCATGGCTTCCCAGAGCCCCAAGTTGATCTGAAAACCGTCGGAGCCGGGATCTTTCTGATCGGAATACTGGGTAATTTGTACCACCATTATTTGCTGTCTAGCCTAAGAACCGAGGGGGAGAAGCAATACAAGATACCCCAGGGAGGGCTGTTCAACCTTGTGGTGTGCCCACATTATCTTTTTGAGGTCTTAGGTTTTGTTGGGATTTCCTGCATTTCTCAGACTTGGTATGCATTCATGTTTACTTTGGGGACAACTTTGTATTTGATGGGGAGGAGTGTTGCCACTAGAAGATGGTACCACTCTAAGTTTGAACACTTTCCCAAGGATAGGAAGGCAATCATTCCATATCTCTTTTAG